The genomic DNA GCTTTAAACGCAGCTATTGAAGCGGCTCGTGCCGGTGAGCAGGGGCGTGGTTTTGCTGTGGTCGCAGATGAAGTTAGAAACCTTGCAACGCGTAGCAAACACACCACAGATAAAATAACGACAACCCTTGAAAGTTTGATGCAAAATAGTGCTTCATCGACTCAATCAATGCAAGGGAGTGTCACTTTGATTGAGCAACTATCGGCAATTAGCACGCAAATGAAGCAACAAATTACAGAAATGACGGAGCAAGTAAACAGTGCCGCTACAAGCTCACAATCGGTTGCGCATGTAGTGCAAAATCAAGCGGGTAACACCCGTGCAATAGCCGAGAACTCACAAGCCTTAATTGCTAATCAAGAGAATGATAACCATATGATTGAAAAGCTAACTGATCGTGTGCAGTTAATTGATGTCAGTATTGATGTGCTGGAGCAAGGTATTGCTAAATTCAAATAGCATAAGATTAACAGTGGCAACCCTTTTATGGGTTATCATTGTGGTTGCTACTTTAGTCTTTGCTTACACCCAGCAAACAGACACATTTGACCCTGATAACACGCTGTCGCAACCAAACTGGTTGTCATTGTTTCAAAATACCGTTGGGCTTAATGCAGTCGAAGGCGATACTTTGTATATTGTGGATGAAAACACCTGTGTCTGTTCCGCGCGCTCACAGGCGCACATTCAGAGCTTAACAGACTATGCTATCGAGCAGGGGGTAAAAGTCGTAAAACTAGCCCCGAGTACGGCTTTGTCTTTACTTATACCCGCGCAACCCGCTGCTGTGCTTATTTCAGATAATCAAGAGCTGGCATATGCAGGCCCATTATCAAA from Pseudoalteromonas sp. N1230-9 includes the following:
- a CDS encoding DUF6436 domain-containing protein, translating into MATLLWVIIVVATLVFAYTQQTDTFDPDNTLSQPNWLSLFQNTVGLNAVEGDTLYIVDENTCVCSARSQAHIQSLTDYAIEQGVKVVKLAPSTALSLLIPAQPAAVLISDNQELAYAGPLSKGLACSSQNGFVELVIKNLRAGFNSQFVNSNAEGCYCKTG